In one Winogradskyella sp. MH6 genomic region, the following are encoded:
- a CDS encoding universal stress protein, producing MRHKILLPTDFSDNAWHAIDYATKLYKNEPTDFYILNVFSATGNLVESLMKPQTGSDIYESKKWDSEDGLAKVLDKLVLTKKNNPKHHFKTVSMFNNTIDAIKEIVDKKDIEMIIMGTKGETHSRATAFGSTAIYVMEKVRNCPVIVVPLEAEIKLPKEIVFPTGFEVPYKRRELVYLTDIAKKSEASIIVLHVKEKDELDGNQKDNKALLEEILEGSTYKHHTLSHNSVIAAINVFVESRDSDMVAFINKKHKFFGSILTSPLVKEISFHLNVPILAMHDLRN from the coding sequence ATGAGGCATAAGATATTATTACCAACAGACTTTTCGGACAATGCTTGGCATGCTATAGATTATGCCACTAAGCTTTATAAAAATGAGCCGACCGATTTCTACATCCTCAATGTATTTTCTGCAACAGGAAACCTTGTAGAGAGTTTAATGAAACCTCAAACAGGAAGTGATATTTACGAATCTAAAAAATGGGATTCAGAAGATGGATTAGCTAAAGTTTTAGACAAGTTAGTACTAACAAAGAAAAACAACCCGAAACATCATTTCAAAACTGTATCCATGTTTAATAACACTATTGATGCTATTAAAGAAATTGTAGATAAAAAGGATATAGAAATGATAATAATGGGCACTAAAGGCGAAACGCACTCCAGAGCTACTGCCTTTGGTAGTACAGCAATTTATGTGATGGAAAAAGTGCGTAATTGTCCAGTCATTGTAGTTCCGCTAGAAGCGGAAATAAAACTACCTAAAGAAATTGTTTTTCCTACAGGTTTTGAAGTACCATACAAACGTAGAGAGTTGGTTTACCTAACAGATATTGCTAAAAAATCTGAGGCATCAATTATAGTTTTACACGTTAAGGAAAAAGATGAATTAGACGGTAATCAAAAAGATAACAAAGCACTTTTAGAAGAAATCTTAGAAGGCTCAACATACAAACACCATACATTATCGCATAATTCAGTAATTGCAGCAATAAATGTATTTGTTGAAAGTAGAGACAGCGATATGGTAGCCTTTATCAATAAAAAGCATAAGTTTTTTGGCAGCATACTTACTAGCCCATTGGTTAA